A window of Fragaria vesca subsp. vesca linkage group LG7, FraVesHawaii_1.0, whole genome shotgun sequence contains these coding sequences:
- the LOC101302783 gene encoding vesicle-associated protein 1-3-like, producing the protein MSTGDLLGIQPTELKFPFELKKQSSCSLQLTNKTDKHVAFKVKTTNPKKYCVRPNAGVVLPGSTCDVTVTMQAQKEAPPDMQCKDKFLLQSVVAPDGSTTKDITPEMFNKEDGKVVEEFKLRVIYFPANPPSPVPEGSDEGSSPRAVVENGTQNSSLFDAVSRSLEEPKEKSSEAWSMISKLTEEKTAALQQNQKLRQELELVRKEISKSSGGGFSLVFVVLFGLLGILVGFFVKKT; encoded by the exons ATGAGCACCGGAGATCTTCTCGGCATTCAGCCCACCGAGCTCAAATTTCCAT TTGAACTGAAGAAGCAGAGCTCATGTTCGTTGCAATTGACCAACAAAACAGATAAACATGTGGCCTTCAAG GTTAAAACGACCAATCCGAAAAAGTATTGTGTCCGACCCAATGCTGGTGTTGTTTTGCCTGGATCGACATGTGATGTTACTG TTACAATGCAAGCCCAAAAAGAGGCACCCCCAGATATGCAGTGCAAGGACAAATTTCTCCTTCAAAGTGTTGTTGCACCAGATGGTTCAACTACAAAAGACATAACTCCTGAAATG TTCAACAAGGAGGATGGTAAAGTGGTGGAAGAGTTCAAATTGCGGGTAATATACTTTCCTGCCAACCCCCCGTCACCTGTCCCGGAAGGATCTGATGAGGGCTCTTCTCCCAGGGCAGTGGTTGAGAATGGGACTCAAAATTCGTCCTTGTTTGATGCT GTATCAAGATCTCTTGAGGAACCAAAAGAGAAATCTTCAGAG GCCTGGTCTATGATATCCAAGTTGACCGAAGAGAAGACTGCTGCTCTACAACAAAATCAGAAACTACGTCAAGAGCTG GAACTGGTGAGAAAAGAAATCAGCAAAAGCAGTGGTGGTGGATTTTCATTAGTCTTTGTAGTGCTCTTTGGTCTTTTGGGTATCTTGGTTGGTTTCTTCGTCAAGAAAACATAG
- the LOC101303066 gene encoding putative lipid-binding protein At4g00165-like has product MASRGSKAFALFILLDIIFFSLVSSHEVPCPPASPSSPPSVPKKQAKCPRDTLKFGLCGSWLGLVTEVVGTKPSEECCTLIKGLADLEAALCLCTAIKANLLGIVKLKVPVAVGLLVNACGGKVPEGFVCA; this is encoded by the coding sequence ATGGCTTCTAGGGGTTCCAAGGCATTTGCTCTTTTCATTCTCCTTGACATCATATTTTTCTCTCTTGTATCCTCTCACGAGGTTCCATGCCCTCCTGCAAGTCCTTCCTCTCCTCCCTCTGTTCCTAAGAAGCAAGCCAAGTGTCCCAGAGACACCCTCAAGTTTGGGCTATGTGGGAGTTGGTTAGGGTTGGTGACCGAGGTCGTCGGGACGAAACCCAGCGAGGAATGTTGCACCCTGATAAAGGGTCTGGCGGATCTCGAAGCTGCATTGTGTCTGTGTACTGCTATTAAGGCCAATTTGCTGGGGATTGTCAAGCTCAAAGTGCCTGTTGCTGTTGGCTTGCTTGTTAATGCTTGTGGGGGGAAGGTGCCCGAAGGCTTTGTATGTGCTTGA
- the LOC101303363 gene encoding 14 kDa proline-rich protein DC2.15-like codes for MASSSKAVATIALLLSLNIVFFTTVSANHYVPCPPPPKTPKHPPTPPAAATCPKDTLKLGVCANLLNDLVHLVVGTPPKTPCCSLIEGLVDLEAAVCLCTALKANVLGINLNVPISLSLLLNYCGKGVPAGFQCA; via the coding sequence ATGGCTTCTTCTTCTAAAGCAGTGGCAACTATCGCTCTTCTCCTCTCCCTCAACATAGTGTTTTTCACCACAGTCAGTGCAAACCATTATGTCCCTTGCCCGCCGCCACCGAAAACCCCGAAACACCCTCCAACACCACCAGCGGCGGCGACTTGCCCTAAGGACACCCTCAAGCTAGGGGTTTGTGCCAATTTGTTGAATGACTTGGTGCACCTTGTCGTGGGCACCCCGCCAAAGACCCCATGCTGCAGCCTCATTGAGGGTCTTGTTGATCTTGAAGCTGCTGTGTGCCTCTGCACGGCTCTTAAGGCCAACGTTCTGGGGATCAATTTGAACGTGCCAATCTCTTTGAGCTTGCTTTTGAATTACTGTGGGAAGGGCGTCCCAGCTGGCTTCCAATGCGCCTAG